In one window of Pirellulales bacterium DNA:
- the pilM gene encoding type IV pilus assembly protein PilM, whose amino-acid sequence MAKGEAFWGIDIGQSALKALKCRAADSPDKIEAEAFDFIEYPKILSQPDADPVELIKDALEEFLKRNQVKGTRVAISVPGDRGLPRFVKLPPVESSKIPDLVKFEARQQIPFPLEDVVWDFQQMPGGTEEDGFSMETEVGLFAMKRDQVFRSLRPFTNAGIEVDIVQLTPISLFNYVVFDQMQDLPPPENFNPEDPPESLIVMSLGTDTSDLVVTNGYRVWQRSIPIGGNHFTKAITKDLKVTFSKAEHLKRNAMKAEDPRAIFQAMRPVFNELVTEVQRSLNFFNSINRTAKLGKILALGNTMKLRGLQKYLAQNLGMDVETVEDFRGLTGSGVVKSPAFQENLASFGVSYGLCIQGLNRGVLSTNLLPGEILQAREIRAKKPWAVAAAALLLVGCGFSYAGAWRMYKTADLAPYQQVFGQVKDVAQKSKTELEEFTALQESYKTVDNLGQSMAQIAERQMLWPVLVHAVQQCLPQAGKTPEEIIAQSPEVGKRDVISIGSVDCEMVPDLAVWFTGVKSKYESQHPNLKKTTAPAADAAQAEAVPPADASAAAPPADPNAPPPADASAEAPAYGPKGKGYVIELRGHHYHNNDSSADSGVQYLQKTFIRNLENKKIKIKNLDGKEETVTLKELGVDFPVIYDQTSIESVMIPNPYAASVNATSAVVPKPPGAAPMTPGNAAQPMPPMATAAEIIPEIPAKKFSFVLQFAWTPQTETQRAAERVRVEKERIAKEEQEKAAAANNASTEETN is encoded by the coding sequence ATGGCCAAGGGTGAAGCATTTTGGGGAATTGATATTGGGCAAAGCGCGCTCAAGGCGCTCAAATGCCGCGCGGCGGATTCCCCCGATAAAATCGAGGCGGAGGCGTTTGATTTTATTGAATATCCAAAAATTCTCAGTCAACCCGACGCCGATCCGGTGGAGTTGATCAAGGACGCCCTGGAGGAATTTTTAAAGCGCAACCAGGTAAAAGGGACACGGGTGGCGATTTCCGTTCCGGGGGACCGGGGTCTGCCCCGCTTTGTCAAACTGCCTCCCGTCGAATCCAGCAAAATTCCCGATCTGGTCAAGTTTGAGGCCCGCCAGCAAATTCCCTTCCCGCTGGAAGACGTGGTGTGGGATTTTCAGCAAATGCCCGGCGGGACCGAGGAAGACGGCTTTTCCATGGAGACCGAAGTGGGCCTGTTTGCCATGAAACGGGACCAGGTCTTTCGTTCGTTGCGGCCATTTACCAACGCCGGCATCGAAGTCGATATCGTGCAGTTGACGCCGATTTCGCTCTTTAACTATGTGGTCTTTGACCAGATGCAGGATTTGCCCCCGCCGGAAAACTTCAACCCGGAGGATCCCCCCGAATCGCTGATCGTCATGTCGCTGGGGACCGACACCAGCGACTTGGTCGTGACCAACGGTTATCGCGTCTGGCAGCGCAGCATCCCCATTGGCGGCAACCACTTTACCAAGGCGATCACCAAAGATCTGAAAGTGACCTTTTCCAAGGCGGAACACCTCAAACGCAACGCCATGAAGGCGGAAGACCCCCGCGCCATCTTTCAGGCCATGCGGCCCGTCTTTAACGAACTGGTCACCGAAGTCCAACGCTCCCTCAACTTTTTTAACAGCATCAATCGGACCGCCAAACTAGGCAAAATATTGGCCCTGGGCAACACCATGAAGTTGCGCGGCCTCCAAAAGTACCTGGCCCAAAACCTGGGCATGGATGTGGAGACGGTGGAGGATTTTCGCGGCTTGACCGGCAGCGGCGTGGTCAAGTCTCCCGCCTTTCAAGAAAACCTGGCCTCCTTTGGCGTGTCGTATGGGCTGTGTATTCAGGGGCTAAATCGCGGCGTGTTGTCGACCAACCTGCTCCCCGGCGAGATCCTGCAGGCCCGCGAAATCCGGGCCAAAAAACCGTGGGCGGTGGCCGCGGCGGCCTTGCTGCTCGTTGGTTGCGGATTTAGTTATGCCGGGGCGTGGAGGATGTACAAGACCGCGGACTTGGCACCTTATCAACAAGTTTTTGGCCAGGTCAAAGACGTCGCCCAAAAGTCCAAGACCGAACTGGAAGAATTTACCGCCCTCCAAGAGAGCTACAAAACGGTCGATAACCTGGGTCAAAGCATGGCGCAAATCGCCGAACGCCAAATGCTTTGGCCGGTGCTGGTGCATGCCGTACAGCAGTGCCTGCCCCAAGCTGGCAAAACCCCCGAGGAGATCATTGCCCAATCTCCCGAGGTGGGGAAGCGCGATGTGATCTCGATTGGCTCGGTCGATTGTGAAATGGTGCCCGACCTGGCCGTGTGGTTTACCGGAGTCAAAAGCAAGTACGAAAGCCAACATCCCAATTTAAAGAAGACCACCGCGCCCGCCGCCGATGCGGCTCAGGCTGAAGCGGTTCCCCCGGCGGATGCCAGCGCCGCGGCTCCCCCCGCCGATCCCAACGCTCCCCCTCCCGCCGATGCCAGCGCCGAAGCCCCCGCCTACGGGCCGAAGGGCAAAGGCTATGTCATCGAACTGCGCGGGCACCACTATCACAATAACGACTCCTCGGCGGATAGCGGCGTGCAGTATTTGCAAAAAACGTTTATCCGCAACCTGGAAAACAAGAAAATCAAAATCAAAAATCTAGATGGCAAGGAAGAAACCGTCACCCTCAAGGAACTGGGAGTCGATTTTCCGGTCATTTACGACCAGACCTCGATTGAAAGCGTGATGATTCCAAATCCCTACGCGGCCAGTGTCAACGCCACCTCCGCGGTTGTGCCCAAGCCCCCCGGCGCGGCTCCCATGACTCCCGGCAATGCGGCGCAACCAATGCCCCCGATGGCAACCGCGGCGGAAATTATCCCCGAGATTCCCGCTAAGAAGTTTTCCTTTGTGCTGCAATTTGCCTGGACGCCCCAGACCGAGACACAGCGGGCGGCGGAACGCGTCCGCGTGGAAAAGGAAAGAATAGCCAAGGAAGAGCAGGAAAAAGCGGCCGCCGCTAACAACGCCAGCACTGAGGAAACCAACTAG